In the Sedimentisphaera cyanobacteriorum genome, TCAGCTTTAAGTTCCTCTGAAGGGTTGTTATTTGTCTTTATATCGCTTATTTTTTTCATAATCTTTTTTAATCAAAGTTCTTAAAAATTGTGTCAAGGTCTTTGTTTACTTGTTTCTGGTACTCTTTATCAATCAGTATATGGTTTTTCATGCTTCTTGCATATCCTTCCAAACCGGGGTAAAGAGTCGAGCTTGTGATGTTCATCCTGTAAAGTTTTCGAAGTAAGTCACCATGAAACTTTTTTGGGATTGTAATTTTCTTAACAGCTCTCCCGCTTGAGATCAGATTATCATAATAGCTTGATGTTATATCTTTTGGAAACGTGAATACTCCCTGCTGGATTCTTAGACGGTCATTCATATATTTAGGCTCTGCAATGATGATGCCCTGATTTATTTTACTGATTTGTTCGGGATTTTTGGACATTGCCAGAATCTGTTCAACTTCAGCCTCTGCTTTTTCGTTATATTTTGATGTAATATTGAATTTCCATGCCTCATCGTTTGTCTTTTCCTTTTCTTCAGAAGATATATCGATTACCCAAAGGGCTGCATCTTGAACAGACTCATCAAGAGCGAAAAACAGACCGACCCAAAAAGATCTGGTAAAATCAAGAAGTCTTGTTGGG is a window encoding:
- a CDS encoding FRG domain-containing protein, whose product is MKIKEIIELTVKKIDDLEEFSREQYKYIFRGQSNNTWGLNTTFERVVKELPKDRLTYQEDLVRFEFKRQAHHYINHTPKSELEWLALMQHYGCPTRLLDFTRSFWVGLFFALDESVQDAALWVIDISSEEKEKTNDEAWKFNITSKYNEKAEAEVEQILAMSKNPEQISKINQGIIIAEPKYMNDRLRIQQGVFTFPKDITSSYYDNLISSGRAVKKITIPKKFHGDLLRKLYRMNITSSTLYPGLEGYARSMKNHILIDKEYQKQVNKDLDTIFKNFD